The Ailuropoda melanoleuca isolate Jingjing chromosome 4, ASM200744v2, whole genome shotgun sequence region CTCTGAACTCCAGACACAAACGGCAATGGGTGGAACGGCAATGGGTGGAACGGCAATGGGTGGAACGGCAATGGGTGGAACGAAGGGTTttagtgggggaagggggtaaTAATTGAGGGGAAGTCATTTCGGGGATGACTTTCGGAAGACATGGGACTCTGCTGCGGGCAGGGTGGGGCTCCCCCTGTCTCAGGCCGCCCAAGTATTGCAGTGGGGTCTCAGGTTTCGGGTGGGGAGGCACGGTGGGACTTTCCCGTGAAGATGGAACAGGGTCTCTGAAGTCCTGAGCCTCTTGAGAAGTACGGGGGTTTCCCTGCAGGGATATGGGGTGGGGACTTTGaagagtggggctgggggtccCCTGTAGGCAGGCCTCTGACATCCTGGACAGGGCAGAGGGTCGGTCCCCTTGAGTAGGGGCAGGAACCCCACCCTCTTGGGCTGTGGGAGGCTCTGGGCTGAGCTTCCTGGGGTTGAGGCCTACCAATGTGATGTGGTTCAGCTTGCCCGCCAGGTGTTCAAGGCTCTCCTTGGTCATTTGTGTCGCCCGCATGGCGTGTTCCAGCTGGTCCTGTGCCTCAGCGCGCCGCTGCTCTTCGGCCTTGAGGCGCTCCTGCAACTCAGTCTGCAGCTTCTGCTGACtacaggcagtggggagccaccaGTGTGGTGCCTCtgagccctgggggggggggcggggattCTCTCCCTTGGGCACCGGGGCCTCACCTCACAACCGCGGCCTCCCCTGAGTACTTGAGGTCTTCCAGTTCTCTCTGCAACCGCCGCTTCTCCTGCTTCAGCCTCTGCAGCGACTGCTCGTTCTCGCTTTTGAGCGTCTCCAAATGCGTGAAGGTGTCGCCCTGTGCCAGGAACCGCCTCACCACCGCCTGCAGGTCCCCCAGCCCCCGTCAGAGGGAGGCCTGGGCAGGCCTGGGTGcatcccctcttcctttcccctgggCGCGCAGGACAGATGGCCTCAGCTGGTGGCTTCTGCGCAGCGATGATGTTTAGGGACTCCGGGAGTCAGACTCAGAGCTGCCTCAAGGATGTACAGCCCCCGACACATAATTTCTGTGGGGCCTTTCTCTATATAAGGAATTTGAATCAGCCCAAATCAGGGTGTGGTGCAGGGTAGCAGTGAGCATCGCTGTTTTCCAAAATCAACCTGCCATCCACATCGTGACTGTGAATCTCACCCAGTCCACTGAGGAAATATGGGCAATCTCGAGACCTGCCTGCCCACCAGGCCAATTTCTGGAAAGGTGTCATGCCACAGTGCCCCAGATGACCCCACAGCTCGGAGTTCCAGAACCCTCCTATGGGAGGGTAACTCCCATAGGGGTTACCCTATGGGAGAAGTAGCAGTGGGAGAGTGCCCGAAGGGGAGAAACTGGACTGGGGTCCAGTGGGATCTGTATCTGCCAGCGGGAAACATGAGGGTCTTAGCAAATTGCAAGGAAAATGCAGCAAAGCACAGGACCCAGGGCAGGGGCCTGGCTTGCCAGGGTCTGAGAGTGGCACTGGGGAGTCTACTGTACCCCACACCTCATCAAAGGGACTGGAGACACAGGAGAGACCGAACTCGCAGATCACACAGAGCTGACATGCCAAAGAAGTTAGGGCCAGCATAAGAGCGGATAGGAGAGGGAACGATGGAGAGGGTCGACAGCTCGTGTGGGTTTTGCTGTGACCAGCAGCAGAAAAACGGAGCAATaactggaggaggcaggagcgTCTTCTATGAATAGAGCAGGTTTGTGTGCTGAGGACCTGAGCCAGCAGAAAGGGGAGGCTGGGCGTGTTGGCTTCACTGGCCTGGGCCCAGTTTGGGCGGAACTGGAGGGCAGGGAGAATTGCAGGCAGCAGGCAGCACTCACATGGGTTTCGGCCACGCCGGTGGCGTCCTTGACCTTGCCAAAAAGCATCTCTGTCTGGTACATGCTCCAGCGCCGCCTCAGCTCCTCCTCTTTGGCGCGCAGGCTGTCCTGGGTGGAATCGTCAGACTGCAGCAGCACGGGCTCACGCTGGGTCTGCTCACAGGTTGAGGTCAGGGTGGGAGTCAGCGCTCAGGCAAGGATTTAGGGTACAGGGCAGAGAGCGGTAGCAGGACAGGGGGCCGCGAGGGGGCGGGGCCCGATTGGGGAGCACCCAGCCAGGGGCGAGCAGTGCAAGAAAGGGTTGGTCAGCGACGGGCCCCCACAGAGGCCGCTCAAAGAGGCGGGGGTCATgggagcgggggcggggcctcCAGTAAGGGGCGGGCTAGAGGCAGGATCAGATTTCGGAATGGGGGTAATCAGGTGGGGAAGGACGGGGACGACCAGTGAGTGAAGGGCGATCTGGAGACGAGAAAATCAGATGGAGGGAGGGCGGGGTCAGGGATGTGGGAGGAGCCCTGGCATCCAGTGCAGGTGGGGGCCGAGTCCGGAGAAAAGTTAAGAGCGGGGACGGTCTAGGGTATGGCTCCAGGCAGGGCTGTGGCCGGACCTGCAGGGCCAGGTCTAGGCTGGGGCGGGCTGGGATTGCGCCCGGCACCCCTGGAGACGCCCACCTTGCGCTCCATACGTTCGTTCTGCAGCTTCCTCTCTTCTGCGCGTTTCTTGCACTCGGTTATGTAGCGCTCACGCTTCTTGCGCTCTTGGAACACGCTCTCCTCCAGATACTGCAGTTGGTTCTGGAGGAAGGGCCGGGGGAGACAGCAGGACCAGCTGGTACCTACCAAGGCTCAGGGCCCGAGCAGCCCGCCCAACTTCAGACAGCTGGGCCAAGCTGCGGGGTCCCGGGAGGTAGGCGGGAGGAGCTCAGGGACAGCTGAGGTTCAGATTCTGGGGCCAGGAGACCATGGCATCTGGGCAGGaaccccagggcctggcaggctGGCACCTTGGCGATATCCTGGGCGTTGAAAGCCTCCTGGTTCACCACTTGCAGCTCCTCGAGCTCACGTTTTGCCCTCACGACCTCAGACTCCATGAAGTCCAGCCGGTTTTCCAAGTGAAGGCTCTCCtcctgggaaggtggggggggggtgggacgGGCCTGTGACCACTGTCCCCCGGCAGGCTGGCCCTCCCACTTGCTTCCACCCCGCCCCCAAGCGGTCCTGGTCCCTACCTGGAGATAGGCCTTGAGCTGCAGGTACACACTGGTAATGTGTTCGGCCTCCTCCGCCTTCATCCGGGCCTTCTCCAGGCGGTTCTCCAGGTTCCGCAAGGTCTAGACGGAAGCAAGGCTGGGCTgagtcccctcccctctcaaattctccccaggatctccacccccacccctcctcaacGGCCTCACCTTGGCCACCTCTGTGTTGCCATTTTGCGCTTCTGCCACCTCCAGCTCGCGGAGGCTGTGCTGCAGCTGGAGCTCCTGCAGCCACTTCCGCCGCAGCCCCACCTGGTGCCGCAGCGCGTTCAGCTGCTTCACCTTCTCCCTCAGCCGCTGGTCCAGGTGCTCCAGGGCCTGCTGGAGGGAGGCGAGCCCACGCGGCAGCCTGAACCCTCCCACCGaagccttcctttcttctcccatttcttgtTTCACGTTCCCTGGGCTCAGCGGCTTCTGACCCGGCTCATCCCCTGCTCCTGCGGATCATCTCCTTTGGTGGCTTCCAGGACCCCCGACTCCCCAGTTTTCCACCCCCGCTGCCCCTTCCTTGGCCGCCTCAGGCTCTTCTCGCCTCTGTTCACGTCCACCCCCTTGATGGACCCACCCAGGCTCAGGGTTTGAAAACTCACCATAATGGAAAACATCCAAATCCCCCCCCTCCCAACGCCCGGAACGACAGGCCTCATATACCCATATCTACACCGCCTTCCAGGCGTTTCCATAGGCACCTCAAAACCATCGTGTCCAAAATTGAGTAAATGATCTTTCCCCAagtctgccctccctcccatgtCAGCTCACAGCAGCTGCATCCTTCCGGATGCTCAAGTCCAAAAGCTCGATGTCCTACCccaccttttcttcttccatccccCCTACATCCAATTCATGAAGCAACGCTTTGTTCTGTGTCAAAGGTTTTCCCAGAGCTACCTCGTTCTTCCTATTTCCACCACTTTTGTCTAAGGGCAGCCGACACTACCTTCACCTGGATGACCGCCACCTGGCTTCCCACGTCTTCCTCACACTGCGTGTCATAAAATCTGAACTCTTCATCTTGGCCAGCTAAGCCTGCTGGAAGGTTCAGCCCCTGctgaccctctttttttttttttttaaggttttatatatttatttgagagagagagagagcatgagcaggaggggcagagacaagTAGCCTCAGAAGCTcaactccaggaccctgagatcacgacctgagctgtagtcagaggcttaacccactgagccacccaggtgcccccagctgaCCCTCTTCACCGCATCTCCTACAGAGCCCTGCACTCCCATGCAGCCACACTGCCCAGGCCTGTGTCTCCAATGCTCTACTCCCTTGTGTCTacctcagggactttgcacttgctgttctctctgcctggatcACTTTCCCCCAAATCATTTCCTGCCTGTCGCATTCTTAGCTCAAATGTCAACTTCTTAGAGAGAGGGGGCTTtgctgaccgcccccccccaatcTAAAGTGCAAATCCCTTgtggcgcctggatggctcagttggttgactgtctgccttcggctcaggtcatgatctcagggtcctgggatcgagcccggcctcaggctccctgctcagcagggtgtcttctgcttctccctccttctgttccccaccaccacccccgctcgtgcttgtgcactctctctctctcaaaaaagttaataaatcttggggcgcctgggtggcacagtggttaagtgtctgccttcagctcagggcgtgatcccggcgttctgggatcaagccccacgtcaggctcctctgctgtgagcctgctgcttcttctcccactcccccagcttgtgttccctctctcgctggctgtctctatctctgtcgaataaataaataaaatctttaaaaaaaaagttaataaatcttgaaaagaaggTGCAAAACTCTGCCCCtatctatctttattttattcatttctcatcACCAC contains the following coding sequences:
- the CCDC151 gene encoding coiled-coil domain-containing protein 151: MTSPLCWAASSNIQPSQDQVSTSAKVKGSQSQAQHRHSPVKGVAHAWPPHHSKAGGLHAGRGKSAVHTQVAELQRKIQLLEGDRKAFYESTQWNIKKNQETINHLREETRALQVQLTDLLQGDEKVVQAVIREWKSEKPHLKNRTGQQALEHLDQRLREKVKQLNALRHQVGLRRKWLQELQLQHSLRELEVAEAQNGNTEVAKTLRNLENRLEKARMKAEEAEHITSVYLQLKAYLQEESLHLENRLDFMESEVVRAKRELEELQVVNQEAFNAQDIAKNQLQYLEESVFQERKKRERYITECKKRAEERKLQNERMERKTQREPVLLQSDDSTQDSLRAKEEELRRRWSMYQTEMLFGKVKDATGVAETHAVVRRFLAQGDTFTHLETLKSENEQSLQRLKQEKRRLQRELEDLKYSGEAAVVSQQKLQTELQERLKAEEQRRAEAQDQLEHAMRATQMTKESLEHLAGKLNHITLVDGRFAGKELDPQADNYLPDLLGLVEEKLLKLQAQLESHDVPEMLRHLAEQEFYSTIEGKLPTYNTRIALPLASLKDKFFDEEESEDEDNDVVSRAALKIRSQKLIESRSKKRSRAKKT